One stretch of Candidatus Methylomirabilota bacterium DNA includes these proteins:
- a CDS encoding cytochrome c maturation protein CcmE: protein MTTQRKFVAGGLVIVAALGYLIWSGVSQSVVYFVTPSELLAAPVANKTYRLGGMVLPGSLKWEAKSLSLSFTLSDGKGQVSVRHRGAPPDLFAEGRGAVVEGSWAREGYFQASLILAKHSEEYKAPHDGADPGYKELLRTLRREQRTDEKAPR, encoded by the coding sequence GTGACCACGCAGCGGAAGTTCGTGGCGGGCGGCCTCGTCATCGTCGCCGCCCTCGGCTACTTGATCTGGTCCGGCGTGAGCCAATCCGTGGTTTACTTCGTGACGCCGAGCGAGCTCCTGGCCGCGCCGGTCGCCAACAAGACCTACCGGCTGGGCGGGATGGTGCTGCCGGGCTCGCTCAAGTGGGAGGCGAAGAGCCTCAGCCTTTCCTTCACCCTCTCGGACGGCAAGGGGCAGGTCTCCGTCAGGCACCGCGGGGCGCCTCCGGACCTCTTCGCCGAGGGCCGCGGCGCCGTGGTCGAGGGCTCCTGGGCGCGCGAGGGATATTTCCAGGCCTCGCTCATCCTGGCCAAGCACTCGGAGGAGTACAAGGCACCCCATGACGGCGCCGACCCCGGCTACAAAGAGCTGCTTCGCACGTTGAGACGCGAGCAGCGTACCGACGAGAAAGCGCCCCGATGA